A portion of the Sphaerochaeta pleomorpha str. Grapes genome contains these proteins:
- a CDS encoding LCCL domain-containing protein yields the protein MKHKDHYVTVLVCAIVAIVLTSCSTAGNLQFFEPMPPMVAEKEEPVIEEIIPQQFTWGITAGDFSGEIGQRFTIEIPPGGQPHTIWGTAIYTDDSSIGTAAVHMGLITFAEGGTVTFEIREGIDNYVGSTRNGVTSQSYDSWYGSFVFIGPQGTAVIW from the coding sequence ATGAAACACAAGGATCACTATGTTACGGTACTAGTCTGCGCTATCGTGGCCATCGTCCTGACCTCTTGCTCGACAGCAGGAAATCTTCAGTTCTTTGAACCAATGCCCCCAATGGTTGCAGAAAAGGAAGAGCCGGTCATCGAGGAAATCATTCCCCAACAATTTACCTGGGGAATAACTGCTGGAGATTTCAGCGGAGAGATCGGGCAACGTTTCACGATAGAAATTCCTCCTGGAGGACAACCCCATACAATCTGGGGAACCGCAATCTATACAGATGATTCCAGCATAGGGACTGCTGCCGTACATATGGGACTTATTACCTTTGCAGAAGGGGGGACTGTAACGTTTGAAATCAGGGAAGGCATCGACAACTATGTAGGATCTACGCGCAATGGGGTCACCTCCCAAAGTTACGACAGCTGGTATGGAAGCTTTGTATTTATCGGGCCACAGGGCACTGCAGTCATCTGGTAG
- a CDS encoding metallophosphoesterase family protein — protein MKKFIPVLVLFVMLCLMVGIGLFLFNSFSRYTVHDNFESIPLQFNPEDASSTYTNNQATITVTNGFVKALIKDPSDNSTSIVIRALSPLPSLQVQATLQESISLIVENINPDLYAKALAGNKVDLQQVSNNSVRILLHVEKGQPVNIQPVQPTSTLHDSYVILGDNRDGYDTFDQIIQQVNGIKPVFVIDNGDLVFSGKPNQYRLFDKMISNLSSTICTTLGNHDVRRNGRETYTMLYGPAYYSFDYATSHFVFLDSSPGWAEKTAISEAQYSWLEKDLAKAKGKQIFVITHIPSTDPRPGTNPNLIPSYVRSLDGNSNWVERKLDSYSVSKSMNHGFQDREEASRFEELMSKYSVDTVYLSHIHSYQEYYSKGVRYLITGGAGAELLTEDSYFHYLIAKIGDSKEITMVELPSPANTYIMRYVATLQLFALALYEENPLAIVLIILGLCTLAVLLVIMLYLKKKQSFDTLGKWFHDTAVYARNRFQELFTQDKDKP, from the coding sequence ATGAAAAAATTTATACCTGTTTTGGTTCTTTTCGTCATGCTCTGCCTTATGGTAGGCATAGGCCTCTTTCTGTTCAATTCGTTTTCAAGGTATACAGTGCATGATAATTTCGAAAGCATCCCCTTGCAATTCAATCCAGAGGATGCTTCTTCTACCTATACAAATAACCAAGCTACCATCACGGTGACAAATGGATTTGTCAAAGCTTTGATCAAAGATCCTTCAGACAACTCCACAAGTATTGTCATCAGGGCTTTGTCACCATTGCCTTCCCTTCAGGTACAGGCAACGTTGCAAGAATCTATTTCCTTGATTGTTGAAAACATAAACCCTGACCTCTATGCAAAAGCACTCGCTGGTAACAAAGTGGACTTACAGCAGGTATCGAATAATTCGGTGCGTATCCTCCTGCATGTCGAGAAGGGACAACCGGTGAATATACAGCCTGTGCAGCCAACCTCGACCTTGCATGATTCTTATGTCATCTTGGGAGACAACAGGGATGGATACGATACATTTGATCAGATTATCCAACAGGTAAATGGAATTAAGCCAGTATTTGTAATAGACAACGGGGATCTGGTCTTCAGTGGGAAGCCCAACCAATACAGATTGTTCGATAAGATGATTTCCAATTTATCCTCAACCATCTGTACAACCCTTGGCAACCATGATGTACGGCGAAACGGCCGAGAAACCTACACGATGCTCTATGGACCTGCCTACTATTCCTTTGACTATGCTACGAGCCATTTTGTATTTCTTGACTCCTCCCCTGGCTGGGCTGAGAAAACAGCAATTTCAGAAGCTCAATATTCCTGGCTGGAGAAAGACCTTGCCAAGGCCAAGGGAAAACAAATTTTTGTCATTACCCATATTCCTTCCACTGATCCAAGACCGGGGACAAATCCCAACCTGATTCCCTCGTATGTACGCTCGTTGGACGGGAACTCCAACTGGGTCGAAAGAAAACTCGATTCCTATAGCGTGAGCAAAAGTATGAACCATGGTTTTCAGGACAGGGAGGAAGCCAGCCGATTTGAAGAGCTCATGAGCAAATACTCTGTCGATACGGTCTACCTTTCTCATATCCATAGTTATCAGGAATACTATTCAAAAGGGGTGAGATATCTCATTACAGGCGGTGCAGGTGCAGAATTATTGACCGAAGATAGTTATTTTCATTACTTGATTGCAAAAATCGGAGACAGTAAAGAAATAACTATGGTTGAACTTCCCTCCCCTGCAAACACCTATATCATGCGATATGTAGCGACCCTCCAGCTTTTTGCACTTGCTCTCTATGAAGAAAATCCCTTGGCAATCGTTTTGATCATCCTGGGGCTTTGCACCTTAGCAGTATTGCTCGTGATCATGTTGTATCTCAAGAAAAAGCAATCTTTCGATACGCTGGGAAAATGGTTTCATGATACAGCAGTCTATGCCAGAAACCGTTTTCAAGAGCTATTTACACAGGATAAGGACAAGCCTTGA
- a CDS encoding carbohydrate ABC transporter permease, protein MASKDSSDNGFFKRKGKKTISPRSRRDAIAFICFTAPNFLLLGIFVFWPILYSLFLSFFKWNMIAPNKTFLGLENYQVLFDDPVFWQVTRNTLILAFVTVVVKLTIALVLALQLNTKVKGQAFYRAIIFSPTFTTSVAVAMVWTWIFEPNFGLLKVFISLFGMKAPNWIYDVHYSLPAVIIVLIWSGLGYDMVLFLAGLKNIPKDIYDAALVDGVNPWQNFWYITFPLLSPTTFFLTITSIIAALKAFDIVAIMTEGGPLNSSNVFVLYLYQNAFQWFKTGYASALAVILFTLIIVITLFQNRLSKHWVHY, encoded by the coding sequence TTGGCATCCAAGGACAGTTCGGATAATGGGTTTTTCAAAAGGAAAGGGAAAAAAACCATCTCTCCCCGTTCCAGAAGGGATGCCATTGCATTTATCTGTTTTACTGCCCCGAATTTCCTGTTGCTTGGAATCTTTGTGTTCTGGCCGATACTCTATAGCCTGTTCTTGAGTTTCTTCAAGTGGAATATGATCGCACCCAATAAGACTTTTCTGGGTCTGGAAAATTATCAAGTCCTATTCGATGATCCGGTCTTCTGGCAAGTCACACGCAATACACTCATCTTGGCCTTCGTTACCGTGGTGGTGAAATTAACCATCGCCCTTGTTTTGGCTCTCCAGCTGAATACCAAGGTAAAGGGTCAGGCTTTTTACCGGGCAATTATTTTTTCACCGACATTCACCACCAGTGTTGCAGTGGCTATGGTCTGGACCTGGATCTTTGAGCCGAATTTTGGACTCTTGAAAGTATTCATCAGTCTCTTTGGCATGAAAGCACCCAACTGGATCTATGACGTGCATTATTCCTTACCGGCGGTAATCATAGTCCTTATCTGGAGTGGGTTGGGTTATGACATGGTATTGTTCCTTGCTGGGTTGAAAAACATTCCCAAGGATATCTATGACGCTGCCCTGGTAGATGGGGTCAACCCTTGGCAGAACTTCTGGTATATAACGTTTCCCCTACTTTCCCCTACGACTTTTTTCCTTACCATCACCTCTATAATCGCAGCCCTCAAAGCCTTTGATATCGTCGCTATCATGACCGAGGGAGGACCTCTGAACAGTTCAAATGTATTTGTGCTGTATCTCTATCAGAATGCCTTCCAATGGTTTAAGACTGGCTATGCCTCGGCTTTGGCTGTTATCCTTTTCACCCTCATTATTGTCATTACCCTTTTTCAGAATCGATTATCAAAACACTGGGTCCATTATTAG
- a CDS encoding FUSC family protein: protein MEKPDKTPTLLRIKTEIWNTVFFLYLLKCLVGTIFCYALYKAIPQYHLYWSIISLLLVLAPDWNNSIQLPLNRIKANLTGGIVGLLCFFIPFPQLISLCIGVLATILVCSFLNYSQATRSALAALVIVFIQEFESAKWSIALERIFSVILGCLVALALTLIFRVFEEKAAS, encoded by the coding sequence ATGGAAAAACCAGACAAAACCCCCACCTTGCTTCGTATAAAAACAGAAATCTGGAATACGGTCTTCTTTCTCTACCTGCTTAAATGTCTGGTAGGAACCATCTTTTGCTATGCCTTATACAAAGCAATCCCCCAATATCATCTCTATTGGTCGATCATATCGCTTCTGCTTGTCTTGGCCCCGGACTGGAACAATTCCATCCAGTTACCTTTGAATAGGATCAAGGCAAACCTGACAGGGGGAATCGTGGGCCTTCTCTGTTTCTTTATACCTTTTCCCCAACTTATATCGCTGTGTATCGGGGTACTTGCAACCATATTGGTTTGCAGTTTCCTCAATTACTCGCAGGCTACCAGAAGTGCCCTGGCCGCCTTGGTCATCGTGTTTATCCAAGAATTTGAATCAGCAAAATGGAGCATTGCCCTTGAACGCATTTTCTCGGTTATCCTCGGGTGTCTGGTTGCCCTTGCCCTGACCCTCATCTTTCGCGTTTTCGAAGAAAAAGCTGCATCCTGA
- a CDS encoding serpin family protein, producing the protein MKRMAAFIFFISVTSLLLGSGSKDTEKIMGTPQILNPVEVPASYFKDSVNQFSDSLFLASSKQVGNLLVSPISVFLALGMTANGAGGQTKDAMLKVLTKSEYPLLSLNEKSKSYLASIAALDDSITMDIANSLWLHKEIKADPQFLQSNTEFFGASVQSLDFSRVQSVDTINRWVNDSTKGAIDSILDSIDPGMAMYLINAIYFKADWRTPFERSNTRENIFHTPTGTITTPFMYRNGSFLYSNVDESQLIVLPYKNERFVFFALLPASPFTVRQWLQGQSDASFCGLLVSMIDESIQKQIELSIPKFIARYKTSVSDSLKSMGMSIAFDSQLADFSLMTENKTKDLVLDEILHKTFIRVDEKGSEAAAVTAVMMKATSMPIQSMPLVFDRPFVYGIMDRQEGIPLFLGILDNPTGQ; encoded by the coding sequence ATGAAACGAATGGCTGCTTTTATCTTTTTTATATCAGTGACTTCCCTTCTTCTGGGAAGTGGGAGCAAAGATACTGAAAAAATCATGGGGACTCCCCAGATTCTGAATCCTGTGGAAGTGCCCGCCTCTTATTTCAAAGATTCTGTAAACCAATTTTCCGACTCTCTATTCCTGGCTTCAAGCAAACAGGTTGGAAATCTTTTGGTCTCCCCCATTTCTGTTTTTCTTGCCTTGGGCATGACAGCAAATGGAGCCGGGGGACAAACAAAAGATGCCATGCTCAAGGTTCTGACAAAAAGTGAATACCCATTGCTTTCGCTCAACGAGAAAAGCAAATCGTATCTTGCATCGATAGCGGCGCTTGATGATTCCATTACAATGGACATTGCAAACAGCCTCTGGTTGCATAAGGAAATAAAAGCAGACCCGCAGTTCTTGCAAAGCAATACTGAATTTTTTGGGGCATCGGTACAATCGCTCGATTTCTCCAGAGTCCAGTCAGTAGATACGATTAACAGATGGGTGAATGACTCTACTAAGGGTGCAATCGATTCCATCCTCGACTCAATTGACCCTGGGATGGCTATGTATCTGATAAATGCCATCTATTTCAAGGCTGACTGGCGCACTCCCTTTGAAAGATCGAACACTCGTGAGAATATCTTCCATACTCCTACAGGAACAATTACAACCCCTTTTATGTACCGAAACGGGTCATTTTTATATAGCAATGTGGATGAGAGCCAGTTGATAGTACTCCCTTATAAGAACGAACGATTTGTTTTCTTTGCCTTGCTCCCCGCTTCCCCCTTTACGGTACGGCAATGGTTGCAAGGTCAATCTGATGCGTCGTTCTGTGGTCTGCTTGTTTCCATGATCGACGAGAGCATCCAAAAACAGATAGAACTGAGTATTCCAAAATTCATAGCAAGGTACAAGACCAGTGTATCAGATTCCTTGAAGAGCATGGGAATGTCGATTGCTTTCGATTCCCAACTGGCAGATTTTTCGCTTATGACTGAAAACAAGACAAAGGATCTCGTACTTGACGAAATCCTTCACAAAACGTTCATACGCGTTGATGAGAAAGGGTCTGAAGCGGCAGCAGTGACCGCTGTGATGATGAAGGCAACGAGCATGCCAATACAGAGTATGCCGCTTGTCTTTGACAGACCGTTTGTATACGGGATCATGGACAGGCAGGAGGGAATCCCGCTGTTCCTGGGGATATTGGACAATCCCACTGGTCAATGA
- a CDS encoding HD domain-containing phosphohydrolase, with translation MNTILIVDDSNTDSILIGAMLRSNFVMYAKDGIQALEIVASGQHIDLILLDLHMPLLDGFGVMAELNKLKNEIPVMILTNSDEIEKEIKGLELGAVDYIRKPLNILALNKRVDIQLKLIEATKNIKHNNKILEETVRLRTREVLKTNEITINALIRLLEIRNIESSNHSKRTQAMMEVLCKEIVGLDLPGYYLDEKQILDLIHTAPLHDIGKVGIPDSILLKKGKLNPEEFEIMKRHVKFGVEALEFGTSGETFKFDFIKTAKELIGSHHEWFDGSGYPNGLAGTAIPLSGRLMAIIDVYDALTSKRIYKEAMTHQEAMAILYEEKESHFDPVVFQAFLHMQMEILDIVKANSSKT, from the coding sequence TTGAACACCATCTTGATTGTCGATGATTCAAATACTGACAGTATTCTGATAGGTGCGATGTTGCGCTCAAATTTTGTCATGTATGCAAAAGATGGTATCCAGGCACTCGAGATTGTTGCAAGTGGCCAACACATAGACTTGATCCTCCTTGACCTCCATATGCCCCTGCTGGATGGATTCGGCGTAATGGCTGAGCTGAACAAATTGAAGAATGAGATTCCTGTCATGATTCTTACCAATTCCGATGAAATCGAAAAAGAAATAAAGGGATTGGAGCTTGGAGCCGTTGATTACATTCGCAAACCATTGAACATTCTTGCCTTGAATAAACGGGTGGATATCCAGCTGAAATTGATAGAAGCTACCAAGAACATCAAGCATAACAACAAAATATTGGAAGAGACTGTTCGGTTGCGAACAAGAGAAGTCCTCAAGACCAATGAAATTACAATAAATGCCTTGATCAGGCTTCTGGAAATAAGAAACATTGAATCAAGCAATCATTCCAAGCGAACCCAAGCCATGATGGAAGTGTTGTGCAAAGAAATTGTAGGGCTCGACCTCCCAGGTTATTATTTGGATGAAAAACAAATACTTGATCTTATCCATACTGCTCCGCTGCATGATATTGGGAAGGTGGGAATTCCAGACAGTATTCTCCTCAAAAAAGGCAAACTGAATCCTGAAGAATTTGAAATCATGAAACGCCATGTGAAATTTGGAGTTGAAGCGTTGGAATTTGGGACTAGCGGAGAAACCTTTAAATTCGATTTTATCAAAACTGCCAAAGAGTTGATCGGGTCTCACCACGAATGGTTCGATGGCAGTGGATATCCCAACGGGCTGGCAGGTACTGCTATTCCCCTTTCTGGCCGTCTGATGGCTATTATCGATGTATATGATGCTTTGACCAGTAAACGTATCTATAAAGAAGCTATGACACATCAAGAAGCAATGGCAATTTTATATGAGGAAAAGGAAAGTCATTTTGACCCTGTAGTATTCCAAGCCTTTTTACACATGCAGATGGAAATTCTGGATATTGTGAAGGCAAATTCGTCAAAAACGTAA
- a CDS encoding lysophospholipid acyltransferase family protein, whose amino-acid sequence MKLSERFMNALFRTLFRMFFRINLGELEKIPRKGPYLMMVNHTSALDGPMLYVFLQPMKLVALAKKQLWEKKFTAYVMNSWHSIPVDRENMGRETMEACFSVLDRGDVLAMAPEGTRSHDGNLQQGKAGIAYIAHKKQIPMVPVAVYGFNDPSYKKKLFRRRPITIAVGKPFEIIQKGGRLDASMRQEIIDEIMLRLAENMPKKHWGYYKDHVIDYQLTKTLQEGLLS is encoded by the coding sequence ATGAAATTATCAGAGCGATTCATGAATGCATTGTTCCGTACCCTATTTCGGATGTTTTTTCGAATAAACCTAGGGGAACTGGAAAAGATTCCAAGAAAGGGTCCTTATTTGATGATGGTCAACCATACTTCAGCCTTGGACGGTCCTATGCTGTATGTGTTTTTGCAGCCCATGAAATTGGTTGCCTTGGCAAAAAAGCAGCTTTGGGAAAAAAAATTTACCGCGTATGTAATGAATTCCTGGCATAGCATCCCCGTCGACCGTGAAAATATGGGGCGTGAAACCATGGAAGCTTGTTTTTCCGTGCTTGACCGTGGGGATGTCCTTGCGATGGCACCGGAAGGGACGAGAAGCCATGATGGGAATCTGCAGCAAGGAAAGGCCGGTATTGCCTACATTGCCCATAAAAAACAGATTCCTATGGTACCTGTTGCGGTATATGGATTTAATGACCCTTCCTACAAAAAGAAACTTTTCAGGCGTAGGCCGATAACGATTGCCGTGGGAAAACCCTTTGAAATCATCCAGAAGGGTGGTCGCCTCGATGCTTCCATGCGTCAGGAAATCATTGACGAAATCATGCTGAGATTGGCAGAGAACATGCCCAAGAAACATTGGGGGTACTATAAGGACCATGTCATAGACTACCAGCTTACCAAGACGCTGCAAGAGGGTTTGCTCTCCTGA
- a CDS encoding carbohydrate ABC transporter permease produces the protein MRNKVHIAVKQKVATRLFTHLTLLIASIIIGLPFLWMVTTSVKSPAEVAMFPPIWWPKVFRWDNFSRAWSLAPFGRFYINSIITAGTGVFLEVSIAGLSAYAFARIRFKYSGFFFMLMLAAMMIPSQIALIPNYVTLKYLRWINTYQGIVIPHVSSVFGAFLLRQYFLTIPSSLYDAAEIDGLGHFRTLLYVALPLSRPVLGTLVLYLFLAKWNSYLWPLVVTNTQNMRTLPVGLAMVRSAEYSIGPEHLMAASLFVLAPVLVVYFIAQRQLIEGIAAGAVKG, from the coding sequence ATGAGAAACAAAGTGCATATTGCAGTCAAACAAAAGGTCGCTACCCGATTATTCACCCACCTTACCCTGCTCATTGCTTCCATTATCATAGGACTACCCTTTCTCTGGATGGTGACGACCTCTGTAAAGAGCCCTGCAGAAGTTGCCATGTTCCCACCTATCTGGTGGCCAAAGGTTTTCAGGTGGGATAACTTCAGTAGAGCCTGGTCGCTTGCGCCATTCGGACGGTTTTATATAAACAGCATTATCACTGCAGGAACCGGAGTCTTTTTGGAGGTAAGCATTGCAGGTCTTTCGGCCTATGCCTTTGCCAGGATCAGATTCAAGTATAGTGGATTCTTCTTTATGCTCATGCTCGCTGCCATGATGATTCCCAGCCAGATTGCCCTCATTCCCAACTATGTGACCTTGAAATACCTACGATGGATAAACACCTACCAAGGCATCGTAATTCCTCATGTATCGAGTGTTTTTGGTGCTTTTTTGCTCAGGCAATATTTCCTTACCATTCCCTCGTCCCTGTATGATGCCGCCGAGATTGATGGGCTCGGACATTTCAGAACCCTGCTTTATGTTGCCCTACCGCTCTCACGCCCTGTTTTGGGAACGCTTGTGCTGTATCTGTTCCTTGCCAAATGGAACAGTTATCTCTGGCCACTGGTTGTCACCAATACCCAGAATATGCGCACCCTCCCGGTAGGGCTCGCCATGGTCAGGTCTGCTGAATATTCCATTGGTCCAGAACATCTCATGGCAGCTTCTCTGTTTGTTCTTGCCCCTGTGCTCGTCGTGTATTTCATTGCGCAGAGGCAATTGATCGAAGGTATTGCGGCTGGGGCTGTCAAAGGCTAA
- a CDS encoding DOMON domain-containing protein, which translates to MNQKKSLLLALFACVFVFSGFSETVIADNWTLSWEFVGSEIEFTLKAPTTGWVSIGFNPSRMMKDAEYVLAYVKDGETVVRQDFGTGMFSHKAVTELGWKQNLRVISGSEEGGNTSIVFTLPLTWGEAYGTKFEKGKTYKILLAYGPSNADNFTSKHRKKESITLTL; encoded by the coding sequence ATGAATCAGAAAAAATCTCTATTGTTGGCCTTGTTTGCCTGTGTGTTTGTGTTCAGTGGGTTTTCTGAAACCGTTATTGCAGACAATTGGACCCTATCCTGGGAATTCGTGGGAAGTGAAATAGAATTTACCTTGAAAGCCCCAACAACCGGTTGGGTTTCCATCGGATTCAACCCCAGCAGGATGATGAAGGATGCTGAATATGTGCTTGCTTACGTGAAAGATGGTGAAACGGTAGTCAGGCAAGATTTCGGAACCGGTATGTTTTCCCATAAAGCCGTTACAGAATTGGGCTGGAAGCAGAACCTACGTGTGATTTCAGGCAGTGAGGAGGGTGGGAATACAAGCATCGTTTTTACGCTTCCCCTCACCTGGGGAGAAGCGTATGGCACAAAATTTGAGAAAGGGAAAACCTATAAGATACTGCTCGCCTATGGCCCTTCAAATGCCGATAACTTTACTTCCAAACATCGGAAAAAGGAATCAATAACCCTCACGCTGTAA
- a CDS encoding 4Fe-4S binding protein, protein MKKNSLGKNKVQTWRSRIQIGFFVLVAFIATINGLAEIGVTLPAFLGGASLHAICPFGGVVSFWNLATLGTLVKKVHDSSVVLAVLGLLLALLFGPVICGWICPFGTFQEWIGKLGRKLFKKRYNHFVPKKLDRILRYLRYLVLAWVSYMTVVTGKLIFQDYDPYYALFNFWRSEVAISGYVILGVVILLSLFVERPFCKYACPYGAFQGIFNLFRVFKIRRKEATCISCNACSKACPMNIEVSKAGIVHDPQCISCMKCTSEAACPVKETVDFSSAKTRFTVKTKTVGLIAVVVLLGGIGLSMLIGLWNTESSKQPALIKEGDFAGLPSPSDIRGSYTWEDVSKAFAIPSSLLVEAFGAAQSTDKVNLLEAVYLGKVPEGLEIGTDSVRLFVSFYTGLPHIPEEGTILPASAITVLRREGKDTSPLFEEIASKAISLGETVSFTEQPVTPATEIISITGKTTFQELISAGYLLEEIEAIVGKPEDLNMAIKDFVAEQGIEFSEMKAQLAMLTPKKK, encoded by the coding sequence ATGAAAAAGAACAGCCTTGGAAAAAACAAAGTCCAAACATGGCGGAGCCGGATTCAAATTGGGTTTTTTGTGTTGGTTGCCTTTATTGCAACTATTAATGGACTTGCCGAAATAGGGGTAACCTTACCGGCCTTCCTTGGCGGGGCATCGTTGCATGCCATCTGTCCCTTTGGTGGCGTGGTTTCATTTTGGAATCTTGCGACGTTGGGGACATTGGTTAAGAAAGTCCACGACTCCTCTGTAGTGCTGGCTGTCCTCGGACTTTTGCTCGCTCTTCTGTTCGGACCGGTTATCTGTGGCTGGATCTGCCCCTTTGGAACATTTCAGGAATGGATTGGCAAACTTGGTAGAAAGCTGTTCAAAAAACGGTACAATCACTTCGTCCCCAAAAAGCTTGATAGAATCCTCAGATATCTTCGGTACCTGGTCCTTGCCTGGGTTTCCTATATGACCGTCGTAACAGGTAAGCTTATTTTCCAAGATTACGACCCGTATTATGCCCTGTTTAATTTCTGGAGGAGCGAGGTAGCAATTTCAGGGTATGTAATACTGGGTGTTGTCATACTGCTCTCCTTGTTCGTTGAGCGGCCGTTCTGTAAATATGCCTGTCCGTATGGTGCTTTCCAAGGAATATTCAATTTGTTCAGGGTTTTCAAGATCAGGAGAAAAGAAGCTACCTGTATTTCCTGCAATGCCTGTTCAAAAGCCTGTCCCATGAATATTGAGGTTTCAAAAGCCGGAATAGTGCATGACCCACAGTGTATTTCCTGCATGAAATGTACCAGTGAGGCAGCCTGTCCTGTGAAGGAAACCGTAGATTTTTCCAGCGCCAAGACGCGATTTACGGTCAAGACAAAAACAGTAGGCCTTATAGCAGTAGTTGTCTTGCTCGGTGGTATTGGCCTGTCAATGCTTATCGGCCTGTGGAACACTGAATCTTCCAAGCAGCCGGCATTGATTAAGGAAGGCGACTTTGCAGGACTTCCCAGTCCCTCCGACATCAGGGGGTCCTATACCTGGGAGGATGTCTCAAAAGCCTTTGCTATCCCTTCTTCGTTATTGGTTGAAGCCTTTGGAGCCGCCCAGAGCACAGATAAGGTTAATCTATTGGAAGCTGTTTACCTTGGAAAGGTTCCCGAGGGATTGGAAATCGGTACCGATTCGGTTCGACTGTTTGTTTCTTTCTATACAGGTCTGCCCCATATCCCTGAGGAAGGGACAATCCTGCCTGCCTCGGCAATCACCGTCCTGCGAAGGGAAGGAAAAGATACCTCGCCGCTTTTCGAAGAAATTGCAAGCAAGGCAATCAGCCTAGGCGAAACGGTTTCTTTTACAGAGCAACCAGTTACCCCTGCTACGGAAATAATCTCCATAACGGGGAAGACTACCTTCCAAGAACTGATTTCTGCAGGGTATTTGCTGGAGGAAATCGAGGCAATCGTAGGAAAACCTGAGGATTTGAATATGGCAATCAAAGACTTTGTAGCTGAGCAGGGCATAGAATTTTCTGAGATGAAAGCACAATTAGCTATGTTGACGCCTAAGAAGAAATAA
- a CDS encoding ABC transporter substrate-binding protein has protein sequence MIKKFVFSALLLVLIMLPIGTVFSAPAAEKAPEGPVKIVYWRSLTGIAGDVQDEIVAKFNASQDKIIVEAQFQGAYAELLQKILAALASGEVPDVVLLDSPFVALFAKDGALVSLDDFVKKDTSGFNLKDYIPGLLEDGYYGGSLYALPFMRSTPLLYVNGDMFAEAGLPRRAPVTWDEFREFSRKVTKYNTSGEPVQLGVGFTMGQTSAHWYFQGAVYSFGGLVSDENFGIHLTEEPVLQVARLWQDMVFKDKTAMPSNSHNDFLNKQVAMVFGSTGSMGNLLSRADFQVIPAFLPRQVQNLVPVGGSVLAMTSNDKRRQQAAYEFMKYMTNAENNSLVVIKTGYMPNSTTALNYPATVEYFKENPERKVALEQLQYTRPQASVISLGKGTEILRQMIEKLLIANRDPLTVMQETTADLLKEYNESFK, from the coding sequence ATGATCAAGAAATTTGTTTTCTCTGCTCTGCTGCTTGTACTTATCATGTTACCTATCGGAACTGTCTTTTCAGCACCTGCTGCCGAAAAAGCCCCTGAAGGACCGGTAAAAATTGTCTATTGGAGAAGCCTTACCGGAATTGCTGGGGATGTCCAAGATGAAATCGTAGCAAAATTCAATGCTTCCCAGGATAAAATCATTGTCGAGGCTCAGTTCCAAGGAGCCTATGCTGAACTTTTGCAGAAAATCCTCGCAGCCCTTGCATCCGGGGAAGTACCTGATGTCGTCTTGCTCGATTCCCCGTTTGTGGCATTATTTGCCAAGGACGGAGCCCTGGTAAGCCTTGATGATTTCGTTAAAAAAGATACGAGCGGCTTCAATCTAAAGGACTATATTCCCGGGTTGCTGGAGGATGGCTACTACGGTGGTTCTTTGTACGCCCTTCCTTTTATGCGAAGCACCCCCTTGTTGTATGTAAATGGCGATATGTTCGCAGAGGCAGGATTACCACGCCGTGCTCCTGTCACCTGGGATGAATTTCGAGAATTCAGCAGGAAAGTAACCAAATACAATACATCAGGAGAACCCGTACAACTCGGCGTTGGCTTTACAATGGGGCAAACCAGCGCACACTGGTATTTCCAGGGAGCTGTGTATTCTTTCGGTGGTCTGGTGTCAGATGAAAATTTTGGCATCCATCTAACCGAGGAACCAGTATTGCAAGTTGCCAGACTCTGGCAGGATATGGTGTTCAAGGATAAGACAGCCATGCCCTCCAACTCTCACAATGACTTTTTGAATAAGCAGGTAGCTATGGTATTTGGGTCGACAGGAAGTATGGGGAATCTTTTGAGTCGAGCCGATTTCCAGGTTATTCCTGCATTCCTTCCCAGGCAGGTGCAAAATCTGGTGCCAGTCGGAGGTTCGGTCCTTGCAATGACAAGCAATGACAAACGCAGGCAACAGGCAGCCTATGAGTTTATGAAATACATGACAAATGCTGAAAATAACTCATTAGTTGTAATCAAGACAGGATATATGCCAAATAGCACGACGGCCCTGAATTATCCGGCAACCGTTGAGTACTTCAAGGAAAATCCTGAACGGAAAGTCGCCCTGGAGCAATTGCAGTACACCCGGCCACAAGCCAGCGTTATTTCCCTGGGAAAAGGTACGGAAATCCTACGGCAGATGATCGAGAAACTCTTGATTGCCAACAGGGACCCGCTTACCGTCATGCAAGAAACAACTGCAGACTTGCTAAAGGAATATAACGAGTCATTCAAATAA